A window from Triticum aestivum cultivar Chinese Spring chromosome 6D, IWGSC CS RefSeq v2.1, whole genome shotgun sequence encodes these proteins:
- the LOC123141010 gene encoding uncharacterized protein: protein MPASSHPPSPASPLEDDNLVPQILLRLPPDPSSLPRASLACTRWRNHVADPGFRRRFRLHHCRNPPLHGFFDGCGSLDFLPTLDAPDRVAPERFSLKLDEGDGVCRPLGCRHGLVLIIVPKRLQVLLWEPFTGDQHRLDVPPGLTTNGCDASRINGAVLRGAAGDAEHFQVVLVAADGGVENRRAVACVYSSEAGAWERFITTPLPNHGHASSLFLRYPTSVYMDHAVLAGDSLYWQLIGNFQGILQLDLERKRLAVMPVPVPIYSKGNCFKLTRAEGGGGGIGFLFMSNSDYIAQLWRRKTDADGVASWVIGRSIELDKLLSLRSGMENIRIVGFAEDNNVVLMDMLSGFFMIQLDSLQFKKLARPKAAVSCCHAFESVYAAETSIGGRHDGADLLHNT, encoded by the exons ATGCCGGCCAGCAGCCACCCGCCGTCGCCTGCGTCTCCGCTGGAGGACGACAACCTGGTACCCCAGATCCTCCTCCGCCTTCCTCCGGATCCCTCCTCGCTCCCGCGCGCATCCCTCGCTTGCACGCGCTGGCGCAACCACGTCGCCGACCCGGGATTCCGCCGCCGATTCCGCCTCCACCACTGCCGCAACCCTCCCCTTCACGGCTTCTTCGACGGTTGCGGAAGCCTGGACTTCCTGCCGACGCTGGACGCCCCCGATCGCGTCGCTCCCGAGCGCTTCTCCCTGAAGCTCGACGAGGGCGACGGCGTTTGCAGGCCGCTCGGATGCCGCCACGGACTGGTGCTCATCATCGTCCCGAAGCGTCTCCAGGTCCTGTTGTGGGAACCCTTCACCGGCGACCAGCACCGCCTCGATGTTCCCCCGGGGCTCACGACGAATGGTTGCGATGCGAGCCGGATCAACGGGGCGGTGCTTCGCGGTGCCGCCGGGGACGCCGAGCACTTCCAGGTGGTCTTGGTGGCGGCAGACGGCGGGGTAGAAAACCGACGAGCAGTGGCCTGCGTCTACTCGTCGGAGGCCGGCGCATGGGAAAGGTTCATCACAACACCCCTTCCAAACCATGGTCATGCGAGCAGCTTATTTCTGAGGTATCCCACCAGCGTTTACATGGATCATGCTGTGTTGGCTGGAGATTCCCTTTACTGGCAGCTCATTGGGAATTTTCAAGGAATTCTCCAGCTTGATTTGGAGAGGAAGAGGCTGGCTGTAATGCCGGTGCCGGTGCCAATCTATAGCAAGGGCAACTGCTTCAAGCTTACGCGGGccgagggtggtggtggtggcatagGATTCCTGTTCATGTCGAATTCGGACTACATTGCCCAGTTATGGAGGAGGAAGACCGATGCCGATGGTGTTGCTTCATGGGTGATTGGAAGGTCTATCGAACTCGACAAGTTACTTTCGCTCCGTTCAGGGATGGAGAACATACGGATCGTAGGGTTTGCAGAGGACAACAACGTGGTACTTATGGATATGCTAAGTGGCTTCTTCATGATCCAACTCGACTCACTGCAGTTCAAGAAGCTTGCCAGACCCAAGGCAGCGGTGTCCTGTTGTCATGCGTTTGAAAGCGTTTACGCTGCTG AAACAAGCATTGGTGGTAGACATGATGGAGCTGATCTTTTGCATAATACATAA